A region of Thermovibrio ammonificans HB-1 DNA encodes the following proteins:
- a CDS encoding ADP-ribosylglycohydrolase family protein, with the protein MELLKEKVKGAVFGAVIGDALGTLVEEMDGETVKRAYGGPILGFREPSPLAVCPHLGKGCYSHESQIFLMALKVYAERGYFDESYYVELLVDWVKREREHRYPSGAHVNAALSYGAGLESVEAQVKATDIDGAVPALAAGLFRWDSSDDAYQEGAYVASITHGDPILTDTAGVLAVAASEVVGGRVSFETEEDRLGFIDVLREFAQTETVKAYLDLLLQVLRKGSLKPDEVAVVLGNGSFAPEAFASGLYFALSNYRSFRMGVLSAVNSYGEFGGDTDAVAFVTGGILGGYLGFGSIPESWVKELEGRKEIELLTEKFLERITSYGG; encoded by the coding sequence ATGGAGCTTCTCAAAGAGAAGGTAAAGGGAGCGGTTTTCGGTGCGGTAATCGGGGATGCGCTGGGAACGCTCGTTGAGGAGATGGACGGGGAGACGGTGAAGAGGGCCTACGGAGGGCCGATACTCGGCTTCAGGGAGCCTTCACCCCTTGCGGTGTGTCCGCACCTGGGGAAGGGGTGTTACTCCCACGAGTCTCAAATTTTCCTTATGGCCTTAAAGGTTTACGCCGAACGGGGTTACTTCGACGAGTCTTACTACGTGGAGCTCCTTGTCGACTGGGTAAAGAGGGAGAGGGAGCACAGGTATCCGTCGGGGGCCCACGTTAACGCCGCCCTCTCCTACGGTGCAGGGCTTGAAAGCGTGGAAGCCCAGGTTAAGGCAACGGACATAGACGGCGCAGTTCCGGCCCTTGCGGCCGGCCTCTTCAGGTGGGACAGCAGCGACGACGCCTACCAGGAGGGGGCCTACGTGGCCTCTATAACCCACGGAGACCCGATTCTGACCGACACGGCCGGAGTTCTCGCCGTTGCGGCCTCGGAGGTTGTAGGGGGTAGGGTCTCTTTTGAGACGGAGGAAGACCGTTTGGGGTTCATAGACGTTTTAAGGGAGTTTGCCCAAACCGAAACGGTAAAGGCGTACCTTGACCTGCTGCTGCAGGTGCTCAGGAAGGGAAGCTTAAAGCCGGACGAGGTTGCAGTTGTTCTTGGTAACGGCTCTTTCGCTCCGGAGGCCTTTGCAAGCGGCCTTTACTTTGCCCTTTCCAACTACCGCTCTTTCAGGATGGGCGTTCTCTCGGCCGTTAACAGTTACGGAGAGTTCGGCGGCGATACAGACGCCGTAGCCTTTGTGACCGGAGGGATTTTAGGGGGGTACTTGGGGTTTGGCTCGATTCCCGAGAGCTGGGTTAAGGAGCTGGAGGGAAGGAAGGAGATAGAGCTTCTCACCGAGAAGTTCTTAGAGAGGATAACGTCTTACGGAGGTTAG
- a CDS encoding FAD-dependent oxidoreductase yields MVKVFDADRKLARVLWKRRVKRARAFRLSLLFPGLGQVYQGRLSAGVAFSVIGLFPLYYLYLVGKGLNYGTVTLLAAQGLLYGLQALDAKRGASRETSPCEDRCPASVAVPAFLSFAQEGKIHESYAAFCVKSPFPYILGRLCPAPCESVCGVLPGRPLKIKELHRRVGERLLSEVEVVKRSPFFPPAGRKVAVIGGGLAGITAAYYLASIGVEVEIFEKEEQLGGLLNYIPDFKLDFELARKELKLFTSFENIKVHLGVEVRSLPENFDAYVVAVGAQVEKSFNPAGYTGSFLTPLKFLREPPKLKGKRVAVVGAGDTAFDVARLARRLGAEVDVLYRGRRESVKAQEAEVRAAISEGVNLYTGCEFKGAEGKRLIFSCGSSDYDYLVPAVGFEVDRELIGGLSSENSFITGDAATGMTTFIEAVSRARQTAVAVARKLGLGLRCWFDEDFYREKPKGAKSCGFICSEASLCEHCGQSVRS; encoded by the coding sequence ATGGTTAAAGTGTTCGATGCCGACAGGAAGTTGGCCCGGGTTCTCTGGAAGAGGAGGGTAAAGAGGGCGAGGGCCTTTAGGCTGTCGCTCCTCTTTCCGGGCCTGGGCCAAGTGTACCAGGGAAGGCTCTCTGCCGGAGTTGCCTTCTCGGTTATAGGGCTGTTTCCCCTCTACTACCTCTACCTTGTGGGGAAAGGGCTCAACTACGGGACGGTTACGCTACTTGCCGCCCAGGGGCTTCTCTACGGCCTTCAGGCCCTCGATGCCAAAAGGGGAGCTTCCCGCGAAACCTCCCCCTGTGAGGACCGCTGCCCCGCCTCCGTTGCCGTCCCCGCCTTTTTGAGCTTCGCCCAGGAGGGGAAAATCCACGAAAGCTATGCCGCCTTCTGCGTCAAATCTCCCTTCCCCTATATTCTGGGGCGGCTCTGCCCTGCACCTTGTGAGTCGGTCTGCGGGGTCCTGCCCGGCAGGCCCCTTAAGATAAAGGAGCTCCACCGCCGGGTAGGCGAGAGGCTCCTTTCAGAAGTTGAAGTCGTTAAAAGGTCACCCTTTTTCCCTCCCGCAGGCCGTAAAGTCGCGGTGATAGGCGGAGGGCTTGCCGGAATTACCGCCGCCTACTACCTGGCCTCCATAGGCGTTGAGGTTGAGATTTTTGAGAAGGAAGAGCAGCTGGGCGGCCTTCTAAACTACATCCCCGACTTTAAGCTCGACTTTGAGCTTGCCCGCAAGGAGCTGAAGCTCTTTACCTCTTTTGAGAACATTAAAGTTCACCTCGGGGTGGAGGTCCGCTCGCTTCCTGAGAATTTCGATGCCTACGTGGTTGCCGTGGGGGCCCAGGTTGAAAAGAGCTTCAACCCCGCCGGCTACACCGGCTCCTTTCTGACTCCCCTGAAGTTCCTCAGGGAGCCTCCAAAGCTAAAGGGTAAGAGAGTTGCCGTTGTAGGGGCGGGCGACACTGCCTTCGACGTTGCAAGGCTTGCAAGGCGGCTCGGAGCAGAGGTCGACGTTCTCTACAGGGGGAGGAGGGAGAGCGTAAAGGCTCAAGAGGCGGAAGTTCGGGCCGCCATCTCCGAGGGGGTTAACCTCTACACCGGCTGCGAGTTTAAGGGGGCAGAGGGCAAACGGCTGATTTTCAGCTGCGGTAGTTCAGACTACGACTACCTCGTTCCCGCCGTAGGCTTTGAAGTAGATAGAGAGCTCATCGGCGGGCTCTCCTCCGAGAACAGCTTCATCACCGGAGACGCCGCCACGGGTATGACCACTTTCATCGAGGCCGTTTCAAGGGCAAGGCAGACCGCCGTCGCTGTGGCCCGGAAGCTCGGCCTGGGCCTAAGGTGCTGGTTCGACGAGGATTTCTATAGGGAGAAGCCGAAGGGCGCTAAGAGTTGCGGGTTCATCTGCTCCGAGGCCTCCCTCTGCGAGCACTGCGGCCAGAGCGTAAGGAGTTAG
- a CDS encoding metal-dependent transcriptional regulator — protein sequence MEKEEKLAPRLEDYLETIYLLESQKRVARVKEIAQARGVKMPTVSEVLKRLSKKGYVLYESYGYVRTTKKGREYAQKLYRKHRALITFLKDVLKLPKEVAEREGCLMEHHLSSETVERIEKLTEYLKERGIDPFGDGNGSDTVDS from the coding sequence ATGGAAAAGGAGGAGAAGCTCGCCCCGAGACTCGAAGACTACCTGGAAACCATATACCTGCTCGAGTCCCAAAAGCGTGTTGCCCGGGTTAAAGAGATAGCCCAGGCCCGCGGCGTTAAGATGCCCACCGTGAGCGAGGTTCTGAAGCGGCTCTCCAAGAAGGGTTACGTTCTCTATGAGAGTTACGGCTACGTTAGGACCACCAAGAAGGGCAGGGAGTACGCCCAGAAGCTCTACAGGAAACACAGGGCGCTTATAACCTTCCTGAAAGACGTTCTGAAACTCCCGAAGGAAGTTGCAGAGAGGGAAGGGTGCCTCATGGAGCACCACCTCTCATCCGAAACCGTTGAGCGGATTGAAAAGCTTACAGAGTACCTGAAAGAACGCGGAATAGACCCTTTCGGAGACGGTAATGGTTCAGACACAGTCGATTCTTAA
- the mqnE gene encoding aminofutalosine synthase MqnE: protein MVQTQSILNPELVEDRELLPVAEKVEAGQRLSFEDGVKLFKTHDLLSLGRLADFANRRVNGSVVYFTVNRHVNLTNICVGTCKFCAFRKRKGEKGAYQLTVEELERKLLETPEVSEIHVVSGLHPDWGLKEIKEFLKTIKRLKPRAKIQALTAEEVDYLCRKEGLEPEEVLKELIECGLDALPGGGAEVFSGRVREKLCPEKLSAERYLEIHETAHKLGIRSNASILYGHIETVEERVEHLLRLRELQDRTGGFMAFISFAYQPKNTQLGGNFTTGFDDLKMLAVARLLLDNFRHVRAFWITLGEKLAQVSLHFGVNDLDGTVVEETITRSAGASGGSYMPKERLIKLIKEAGKLPVERDTLYNVIRVYQ from the coding sequence ATGGTTCAGACACAGTCGATTCTTAACCCTGAGCTCGTTGAAGATAGAGAGCTCCTACCCGTCGCAGAGAAAGTTGAGGCCGGTCAGAGGCTCTCCTTTGAAGACGGTGTGAAGCTCTTTAAAACCCACGACCTCCTGTCCCTCGGGAGGCTTGCCGACTTTGCCAATAGGAGAGTTAACGGTAGCGTTGTCTACTTTACCGTTAACCGGCACGTTAACCTTACCAATATCTGCGTTGGAACCTGTAAATTCTGTGCCTTCAGGAAGAGGAAGGGGGAAAAGGGCGCTTACCAACTCACCGTAGAGGAGCTTGAGAGGAAGCTCCTTGAAACTCCGGAAGTTTCCGAAATCCACGTTGTAAGCGGGCTCCACCCCGACTGGGGGCTAAAGGAGATAAAGGAATTCTTAAAAACAATCAAAAGACTAAAACCGAGGGCCAAAATACAGGCCCTTACTGCTGAAGAAGTTGACTACCTCTGCAGGAAGGAGGGGCTGGAGCCCGAGGAGGTCCTGAAGGAGCTGATAGAGTGCGGGCTCGACGCCCTTCCGGGCGGAGGCGCGGAAGTCTTCAGCGGGAGGGTGAGGGAGAAGCTCTGCCCGGAGAAGCTCTCGGCCGAGAGGTACCTTGAAATCCACGAAACGGCCCACAAGCTCGGTATAAGGAGCAACGCCTCCATCCTTTACGGCCATATAGAAACGGTAGAGGAGCGTGTAGAGCACCTTCTAAGGCTCAGGGAGCTTCAAGACAGAACCGGCGGCTTCATGGCCTTCATCTCCTTTGCCTACCAGCCAAAAAACACCCAGCTGGGAGGGAACTTCACCACCGGGTTCGACGACCTCAAAATGCTTGCCGTTGCAAGGCTGTTGCTCGATAACTTCCGCCACGTAAGGGCCTTCTGGATAACCCTCGGCGAGAAGCTTGCCCAGGTCTCCCTTCACTTCGGCGTAAACGACCTCGACGGAACCGTCGTTGAGGAGACCATAACCCGCTCTGCCGGAGCTTCCGGCGGCTCCTACATGCCCAAAGAGAGGCTCATAAAACTCATAAAGGAGGCGGGAAAACTACCCGTTGAGAGAGATACCCTTTACAACGTTATCAGAGTTTACCAGTAG
- the mqnE gene encoding aminofutalosine synthase MqnE: protein MELQIRDRELWPIAEKVLSGRRLSFEDGVKLFKTHDIHTLGYLANYVAEKKNGPFAYFNVNLHVTPTNICVGTCKFCAFRKRKGENGAYELTIDQILKKIEEYKRQNPGLTEVHIVGGLHPDWNYSYYIDIVRAVKEAFPDIHIKAYTAEEIKYISELGGKSVEETLIELIEAGLGSIPGGGGEIFAESVRSKICPDKISAREYLEIHKTAHRLGIRSNATMLFGHIESVEDRVDHLLRLREAQDETGGFMTFIPLAFHPKNTEIPGANYTTGFDELRTIAVSRLLLDNFPHVKAYWIMLGEKVAQIALQFGADDIDGTVTEEDITQAAGARAGQFIPKERLVRLIKEAGKVPVERDTLYNIIQVYEEVAL from the coding sequence ATGGAGCTTCAAATCAGAGATAGAGAGCTTTGGCCCATAGCAGAAAAGGTGCTGAGCGGTAGGCGACTCTCCTTTGAAGACGGTGTGAAGCTCTTCAAAACCCACGACATTCACACCCTTGGCTACCTTGCCAACTACGTTGCAGAGAAGAAAAACGGCCCCTTTGCCTACTTTAATGTTAACCTCCACGTTACTCCCACTAATATCTGCGTTGGAACCTGTAAATTCTGTGCCTTCAGGAAGAGAAAAGGGGAAAACGGCGCCTACGAGCTAACAATAGACCAGATTCTGAAGAAAATAGAGGAGTACAAAAGGCAGAACCCCGGCCTTACCGAGGTTCACATAGTTGGAGGCCTCCACCCCGACTGGAACTACAGCTACTACATAGATATCGTAAGGGCCGTAAAGGAAGCCTTCCCCGATATCCACATAAAAGCCTACACCGCCGAGGAGATAAAGTACATATCCGAGCTCGGGGGCAAAAGCGTAGAGGAGACCCTTATAGAACTGATTGAAGCGGGCCTTGGCTCAATACCGGGAGGTGGAGGCGAGATATTTGCCGAGTCTGTGAGGTCAAAAATCTGCCCGGATAAAATCTCGGCCAGAGAGTACCTTGAAATCCACAAAACCGCCCACAGGCTCGGCATAAGGAGCAACGCCACTATGCTCTTTGGTCATATAGAGAGCGTTGAAGACAGGGTAGACCACCTCCTGCGCCTCAGGGAAGCGCAAGACGAAACCGGCGGCTTTATGACCTTTATTCCCCTTGCCTTCCACCCTAAGAACACCGAAATTCCGGGAGCCAACTACACCACCGGCTTCGATGAACTTAGAACCATAGCAGTTTCAAGGCTTCTCCTCGATAACTTCCCCCACGTGAAGGCTTACTGGATTATGCTCGGAGAGAAGGTTGCCCAGATTGCTCTGCAGTTCGGTGCCGACGATATAGATGGTACCGTTACCGAAGAGGATATTACACAGGCTGCCGGTGCAAGGGCCGGTCAGTTCATTCCGAAAGAGAGGCTTGTAAGGCTGATAAAAGAGGCGGGAAAAGTTCCCGTTGAGAGGGATACCCTTTACAACATCATACAGGTTTACGAGGAGGTAGCACTATGA
- the ppsA gene encoding phosphoenolpyruvate synthase has translation MEKGKLVVWLEEVGIEDVPLVGGKNASLGEMMKALKPKGVNIPDGFVITAESYRYFIKYNNLEEKIREVLKGLNVNDVDDLHRRGEKVRELIKSGKFPQDLKELIKRYYRELSERFGTENVDVAVRSSATAEDLPNASFAGQQETYLNVRGIENLLNSVKKCFASLFTDRAISYRETFGFDHFKVALSVGVQKMVRSDLASSGVGFSLDTESGFKDVVLVTGSYGLGEMIVKGAVTPDEWLVFKPTLKKGFKAIIEKKLGDKKQKMVYGDSEKEPVKVVPVPLADREKFCLTDDEVLTLAKWITEIEEYYSKKHGRWTPMDVEWAKDGERNELYIVQARPETVHSHKDYSKITVYKVTEPPEEREKKVLVKGIAVGRKIATGTVKVLMSVEEADRFNEGDVLVTDMTDPDWEPIMKKASAIVTNRGGRTCHAAIVARELGVPAVVGTGNATEVLKEGQEVTVSCAEGTVGYVYEGKIAYEVEEVDLNTLPKPKTPIMFNIATPEGAFDLSFLPNAGVGLAREEFIINNYIGIHPNALIKFDEIKEKDPQLAEEIERRTKGYSDKRKFYVDKLAFGIARIAAAFYPKPVIVRFSDFKSNEYANLLGGKYFEPKEENPMLGWRGASRYYSENFAEAFGLECLAIKKVREEMGLENVIVMVPFCRTPKEGKKVQEVMERFGLKRGEKGLKVYVMCEIPSNVILFKEFAEEFDGFSIGSNDLTQLTLGVDRDSSLVAHIYDERNEAVKWMVGRAIEEGKKYNRKVGICGQAPSDHPDFAQFLVEKGIDTISINPDSILEVIRAVYEIEKRLGLH, from the coding sequence ATGGAGAAGGGAAAACTGGTAGTGTGGCTTGAAGAAGTAGGAATAGAAGACGTTCCGCTTGTAGGGGGGAAGAACGCCTCACTTGGCGAGATGATGAAGGCCCTCAAACCGAAAGGGGTAAACATACCGGACGGATTCGTTATAACGGCGGAAAGCTACAGGTACTTCATAAAGTACAACAACCTTGAAGAGAAGATAAGAGAAGTCCTAAAAGGGCTAAACGTTAACGACGTTGACGACCTGCACAGAAGGGGAGAAAAGGTAAGGGAGCTGATAAAGAGCGGCAAGTTTCCCCAAGACTTAAAAGAGCTGATAAAGAGATACTACAGGGAGCTCTCTGAGAGGTTCGGAACAGAGAACGTAGACGTTGCAGTCCGCTCCTCGGCCACAGCAGAAGACCTCCCCAACGCCTCCTTTGCCGGCCAGCAGGAAACCTACCTGAACGTTCGCGGCATAGAGAACCTGCTCAACTCTGTTAAAAAGTGCTTCGCCTCTCTATTTACCGACAGGGCAATCTCCTACAGGGAGACATTCGGCTTCGACCACTTCAAAGTTGCCCTCTCCGTAGGTGTTCAGAAGATGGTCCGCTCAGACCTTGCCTCCTCCGGCGTAGGCTTCTCGCTGGATACCGAAAGCGGTTTTAAAGACGTTGTACTGGTAACGGGCTCTTACGGCTTGGGAGAGATGATTGTTAAGGGAGCGGTAACGCCGGACGAGTGGCTCGTTTTTAAGCCTACGCTGAAAAAGGGATTCAAGGCAATAATCGAGAAGAAACTGGGTGACAAAAAGCAGAAAATGGTTTACGGAGACAGCGAAAAGGAACCGGTAAAAGTCGTCCCCGTTCCCCTCGCAGACAGGGAGAAGTTCTGCCTTACAGACGACGAAGTTCTCACCCTTGCCAAGTGGATAACCGAAATAGAGGAGTACTACTCCAAGAAGCACGGCAGGTGGACGCCCATGGACGTTGAGTGGGCAAAAGACGGAGAGAGGAACGAGCTCTACATAGTTCAGGCAAGGCCCGAAACGGTCCACTCCCACAAAGACTACTCAAAAATAACCGTTTACAAGGTTACAGAACCACCGGAAGAGAGAGAGAAAAAAGTACTCGTTAAGGGAATTGCCGTAGGCAGGAAGATAGCCACGGGAACGGTAAAAGTCCTGATGTCGGTAGAGGAGGCCGACAGGTTCAACGAGGGAGACGTTCTCGTAACCGATATGACCGACCCGGACTGGGAGCCCATAATGAAGAAGGCCTCTGCAATAGTCACAAACAGGGGAGGAAGGACGTGCCACGCCGCCATTGTCGCCAGAGAGCTGGGAGTTCCGGCGGTTGTGGGCACAGGCAACGCAACCGAAGTTCTAAAGGAAGGGCAGGAGGTAACGGTCTCCTGCGCGGAAGGGACCGTAGGCTACGTTTACGAGGGGAAAATAGCCTACGAGGTTGAAGAGGTTGACCTAAATACCCTTCCCAAGCCAAAAACCCCCATTATGTTCAACATAGCAACTCCGGAAGGGGCCTTCGACCTGTCGTTCCTACCCAACGCAGGAGTGGGCCTTGCAAGGGAGGAGTTCATAATCAACAACTACATAGGCATCCACCCCAACGCCCTCATCAAGTTTGACGAAATTAAAGAAAAAGACCCGCAGCTTGCGGAGGAGATAGAGAGAAGAACCAAAGGCTACAGCGACAAACGTAAGTTCTACGTAGACAAACTCGCCTTCGGTATAGCAAGGATAGCGGCCGCGTTCTACCCGAAGCCGGTAATAGTAAGGTTTTCCGACTTCAAGTCCAACGAGTACGCAAACCTGCTAGGCGGAAAGTACTTTGAGCCGAAGGAAGAGAACCCGATGCTCGGCTGGAGGGGAGCTTCCCGCTACTACTCGGAGAACTTTGCCGAGGCCTTCGGCCTTGAGTGCCTTGCGATAAAGAAGGTAAGGGAAGAAATGGGCCTTGAAAACGTGATAGTTATGGTGCCCTTCTGCAGAACCCCCAAGGAGGGTAAAAAAGTTCAAGAAGTTATGGAGCGGTTCGGCCTGAAGAGGGGAGAGAAAGGCCTGAAGGTCTACGTAATGTGCGAAATTCCCTCAAACGTAATCCTGTTTAAGGAGTTTGCTGAGGAGTTCGACGGCTTCTCCATAGGCTCTAACGACCTGACTCAGCTCACCTTAGGGGTAGACAGGGATTCATCGCTGGTTGCCCACATCTACGACGAGAGGAACGAGGCGGTGAAGTGGATGGTCGGCAGGGCCATCGAAGAGGGTAAGAAGTACAACAGAAAGGTGGGAATATGCGGT